In Bufo bufo chromosome 1 unlocalized genomic scaffold, aBufBuf1.1 SUPER_1_unloc_1, whole genome shotgun sequence, one genomic interval encodes:
- the LOC120982643 gene encoding histone H2B 1.1 has translation MPEPAKSAPAPKKGSKKAVTKVQKKDGKKRRKSRKESYAIYVYKVLKQVHPDTGISSKAMGIMNSFVNDIFERIAGEASRLAHYNKRSTITSREIQTAVRLLLPGELAKHAVSEGTKAVTKYTSAK, from the coding sequence ATGCCCGAGCCAGCCAAGTCCGCCCCAGCGCCCAAGAAGGGCTCCAAGAAAGCCGTCACCAAGGTCCAGAAGAAGGACGGCAAGAAGCGGAGGAAGAGCAGGAAGGAGAGCTATGCCATCTACGTCTACAAGGTGCTGAAGCAGGTCCACCCCGACACCGGCATCTCCTCCAAGGCCATGGGCATCATGAACTCCTTCGTCAACGACATCTTCGAGCGCATCGCAGGGGAAGCCTCCCGCCTGGCTCACTACAACAAGCGCTCCACCATCACCTCCCGGGAGATCCAGACCGCCGTGCGCCTGCTGCTGCCCGGAGAGCTGGCCAAGCACGCCGTCTCCGAGGGCACCAAGGCCGTCACCAAGTACACCAGCGccaagtga
- the LOC120982703 gene encoding histone H2A type 1-like: MSGRGKQGGKVRAKAKTRSSRAGLQFPVGRVHRLLRKGNYAQRVGAGAPVYLAAVLEYLTAEILELAGNAARDNKKTRIIPRHLQLAVRNDEELNKLLGGVTIAQGGVLPNIQAVLLPKKTESTKSAKSK; the protein is encoded by the coding sequence ATGTCTGGACGCGGCAAACAAGGAGGCAAAGTCCGGGCTAAGGCCAAGACCCGCTCCTCCCGGGCAGGGCTCCAGTTCCCGGTCGGCCGAGTGCACAGGCTCCTCCGCAAGGGCAACTACGCCCAGAGGGTGGGCGCCGGCGCTCCCGTCTACTTGGCCGCTGTGCTCGAGTATCTCACCGCCGAGATCCTGGAGCTGGCCGGCAATGCCGCCCGCGACAACAAGAAGACCCGCATCATCCCCCGCCACCTGCAGCTGGCCGTGCGCAACGACGAGGAGCTCAACAAGCTGCTGGGCGGCGTCACCATCGCCCAGGGAGGCGTCCTGCCCAACATCCAGGCCGTGCTGCTGCCCAAGAAGACCGAGAGCACCAAGTCGGCCAAGAGCAAGTGA
- the LOC120982644 gene encoding histone H1C-like, with translation MAETAPAAAAPPPPAEAAAKSKKQPRKSAAAAGGAKKSKKPSGPSVSELLVTAVSASKERSGVSLAALKKALAAGGCDVEKNNSRIKVAIRALVTKGTLTQVKGSGASGSFKLNKKQQETKDKAVAKKKPAVKKPAATAAKKPAKSPKKPKKAPAKSPKKAKKPAAAKSPKKPKAAPKPKKLAKSPAKKAAKPKAAKSPAKKAAKPKAAKSPAKKAAKAKKSAAKK, from the coding sequence ATGGCAGAGACCGCGCCAGCAGCcgccgctcctcctcctcccgccgAAGCGGCCGCCAAGTCCAAGAAGCAGCCGAGGAAATCCGCCGCTGCAGCAGGGGGCGCCAAGAAAAGCAAGAAGCCGTCCGGTCCCAGCGTGTCCGAGCTCCTGGTCACAGCCGTGTCCGCCTCCAAGGAGCGCAGCGGGGTGTCTCTGGCCGCCCTGAAGAAGGCTCTGGCTGCCGGAGGATGCGATGTAGAGAAGAACAATAGCCGCATCAAGGTGGCCATCAGGGCTCTGGTCACCAAGGGGACCCTCACCCAGGTGAAGGGCAGCGGCGCCTCCGGCTCCTTCAAGCTCAACAagaagcagcaggagaccaaggaCAAGGCGGTGGCCAAGAAGAAGCCGGCGGTCAAGAAACCTGCAGCTACTGCGGCCAAGAAACCCGCTAAATCCCCGAAGAAGCCCAAGAAGGCTCCGGCCAAGAGCCCGAAAAAGGCTAAGAAACCAGCCGCAGCCAAGAGCCCCAAGAAGCCGAAGGCTGCCCCCAAGCCCAAGAAGCTGGCCAAGAGTCCGGCTAAGAAGGCGGCGAAACCCAAGGCTGCCAAGAGTCCGGCTAAGAAAGCGGCGAAACCCAAGGCTGCCAAGAGTCCGGCTAAGAAAGCGGCGAAAGCCAAGAAGAGCGCGGCCAAGAAGTAA